tgttgatatcaaatTGGACATTTATGGAGCGTTTGGCTCCCCGTACGCGCCGATGTGCCCAAATTATAACATGATGTCAATGTTGTATCTATAGCTATCAataatgttgacatgaccaatgcaGTAGCGTCATGCTGTGATACAAGTTTTCGATATGCttatgtttttatgtttgtttaatttgacATGTTGTTGGACGTAATAATGGACGTAATGATGGACGTTGATGACGTAATAATGTAATGATGACGTAATAATGATGTAATATGTAATGATGTAATAAGTAATATGTAATGATGGCGTAATAATGATGACGTAATAATGGCGTAATGATGAACGTAATGACGAACGTTtcttttcgacatttatggaacgtttggctctccatGTTTGGCTCCGCGTTTGGCTCTCTTTATTATGACAAGACCGATCAAGAAATAATGTCGTATTTTTGTCGGCTTCAGTCGGGGATACTCAACATGTCCCGTGCTGCGGTTCACAACTTACACTGCCTAAATTTCAgcaaatgtcacaaaacaatGGGAAATAATTTATCATGCATGTGAATCAAGTTTGCTGCAGACTATACAGTTGCTGTGAATTTTAAAGAGTTGAAATGTGGACGACGGGGAAGAGAACCAAACGTTGGTCTCGGAACGTGGTCTCTCAGAACCTCTTCCACGCCCACTCTCTTGCCCTGCTGTACGTGCTAGTGATAAACGATTAGAATGTGCTGATAACCTGTTCGTCATCAGCATCAGCGTTATTGGCAATCTTTATATTTCTACGTATAAAGAATTATGCCGACATCAATTTGTAACGTTTCTTTTAAATCTTTCTCAGACCCACTCCAACACATTTGAGTACTCACAGCGTGATGTTTTTTTGTTCTCGGGCGAATGTAAATATAGAGTCATTTAATTAAGGCAGTCTATATTCTAGTCAATTTAAAATAGCTTTTAAATCAGACTTAAAACTGTTGACATCACAAAAATTGCATAAGATATAGTCATTTATAGCATAAAACTGAAACAATACACAAGTTAAGCATGCATTATCAGCTAACAgtctaaaaatatatttctcagagttttctccttttttgtgcttttttgtttttgtctctaactaaagaagaaaaacttCAACATAGAAAGTATAATAACAAATTGTAagatttcttttaaattaaaacCGCACGCCCACTAATTACACAGTGGAGTAAACTTAGTTAATTGTTTTCTTCCGGTGTGTGTTACCATGGAAGTATAAGCTATGACGTCAATAAACTTATTTACAAATAACTTTCTCATATAGAGGCTGCAGACAGTTTTTATTTACGGGTATTGTGTGTAGCCCTACGTGTGAGGATGATTTTTCTACAGCTACGTatagcagtggcggcggaaccgggggggcttgggggggctcagcccccccaatgaaaaagttgagggggcaaatgcatgataagccccccccaatatttaccaaggctccgaaacgtgcatctgcccatttttaatgcatacttgtcgatctgtccgatgcacacgtatatatactatataggtgtaataattaaatatgataattgattgtctgtatcatacctcatcgaatattagtgttttaaataagagggtaataagctaaacgctacactcatcaacatttgcgtttacactacgagtacacgcaaggcgtggaacatggctttatgtttaaacgcaatcaattattaaacgaacaaaaacacaatattagcatttcacctgcagtactgtatagggtacatgcattcatgacatgatgacagtgctaggtcatagaaatttgttggcaactgcacatggttttggaatgacccatttgttgacattaagaaatgctttctgttttttcttatgacatttatttaattcaggggcgtcggagccggtacgggcaggtacggcgaacgccggaccaaaattcacgacgcaaaaaaaaaaagtaggactaaaaaatggagaaaaaaaaaatctcggaggtatatgtttcaataattttcaataatgatgacggcaaagGCTAAATGTGagtactctggcatggcaggggtcttgttttcaagctcgggaagtgctatttcctgcaatctgggaggcatattttcaaaatttctccattacgctacgcgccaatcatggtgccgcgtagcgtagtttgacctaccaaacgtcccccgataattatgatagttggccacactctgaaccgccgtaccaatcaaaaatagcttccgacgctgttgtaattattgcatttaattgcaagtagtaatttactacactcaaaaacgtctttgcgagtacacgtcgagtaatagctactctcttaaaacaccatcgaatatacaaattacaatgttttacagatttttacgtgcaatctgagaaattgcacgcttgagacccatgttttagggctaggtattcgcagcataaaacactcgggaagtgccgtttccggccatctggggggtttgaaaaaacccaaaattttcttgtacgctccgcgccaaccgatggtggcgctccgcttagatagtctccacatattagcccccccaataattttcccgttccgccgcgcctgacgTATAGAGTATATATGCGACGCCATGGCCTCGTCCACGCCCACTCCCCTGCCCTGCTGTACGTGTTATAGTGATATACCATAAGAATGTGCTGATTACCTGTTCGTCATCAGCATCAACATTATTGGTAATCTTTAATTTGGAAAAATTGACGATCGTTTTCATCCAAAATTCGCCTGTTTTGGGGGATTCTGGGTGAGTATACACTTGACTCATTTCGTGCAATTCCGTAGTCTGCGTTGAGTGCCATTTTCCGTTAATGAATTTGTAGCGACATCTATAGTAAGAAGAAGATAAAACACATATATGAAGATATATTGTCCTGTTCATTGTTTAGCTAACTTCCAAAATATTCTATGCAACACAGCCCTCGTCATCTTGATGTAAGGGTGAGGGGAGGCGGAAGTTGCTGGTGTTTATAAGATAAGATCAACTAAGGAGCTGGAAGATGTCTaacagcgccccccccccccaaaccatATCCACAATTCCAAAAAGTGTGCTGATGAGGATCGAATTTCCGAACTTTATGTGCCATTTTTACATGCCATCTCTGTCGATCGGCATATTCCTTAAATCTCATACCGCTGACTGCCGGGCGAATAGGCACGATTGTAGGTTGTCCAAAAATAATCCCagctttttatatttttgttcttaatAACCAAGTCGTAGTGAATATTGATTACGTCAATTAGTAAGGCTTCGCAATTCTACGCTCAGCCTGTTTGTCGTCAATACACTTTCTATTGCAGTATTTACGAACGGAATAGCACAGGGCACCAGTTCACTAGTTTTGGGCACGACAGGCTACTAAACTACCATTACCTGACCCCCTCCACCTTCCTCAATCCAATtcataatatttacaaatgaagatattaatttttcaGTGACTCATTGTCCGAACCAGGATACTGCCGTAAACAATAAACTGATACCTGGATAGAAAGCTGATTTTATAAGCCACGTGCCACACATATAGTTGGCATGTTCTTTTTGCTCTCTATATAAAACAGATGTTGGCTGGTGTCCATCCTGTGAAGGAGTTATaatgggaggggtctaagggtccCTCCCGGGAGACGATTTTGATTATAGGTAAGGGGGATGCAACTTAATGGTGTTATCATTTCTATCATTTTACATACATTTGTGTATATAGTATACAAGTTTTAAGGATGCTAGTGTGTATATACGACATTGCGTGCTTGTGTTATAATAAAATGTCAGACATTTAGaacaaagtgtgattgtttgtCAAACTTAGAAACCATAAAATCCCGACCTCCTTTGGTGTTCTTTGACAGTAATagacaaattcttaaaatatagctaacaaaagaagaaaaacgtcACACAATATTTATCACAGTGTAtggaaatggttaaatgatttCCAGCTGATATGTTTAGACAATATACGAAAAGTACCCTAGTTCTCTGCAGAGTcgttaattaaaattaaattaaaatcatttaaccatttctaTCTTTCTGTTATATATTGTGTGACTCTGCAAGAGAAAGTGAGCACACTCGTTGATAGATCATCGgaaccctccccacccccaccccacccccaccccacgccacccccacccccaaaaaagaaaagaagaaaacgaaCCTTTTTTAAACAGTAATTTTTCTGGACctggtacattttttttttttttttaacttttcccAGACACTCGATCTTTCGTTAAAAAACGTCAACATGTTTACTGTATAGTTAGATTATAAGTGGTCATTAATTGACTTGATAACGTATTTTTGTGCTCATATAGTGGTGGCCATTATATTCTGTGTGCAACAAATACTAATCTAAGGATTTTAGCGTAGACAGTGTACTCACCCATCGCTTCTTTGAAACATCAGCACAATCGAATAGGAAGCGGCAGGGTTCAATCCAGTCAATCGAAATGAAATTCTTGGGAACATTCTCCTATAACGTCAGAGAAACAAAGCAAATTTTTACAGCATGCAATTTACCGAATGGAATTTGCATATCTTTTTGTTATTCATTAGGCTGATTATGTAAAAAACTTTGACTTTCACTGGCCTGAAATATTTATCTCGTCGATCGTACTTTTTCAATGCTTTACACTGGTATTAAATTTGGAATGAATATATACTTGGACTTTTGGCGGAGTCTTACCTGCCCGTTCGGTTGATTATCATTTCTGTTCCCCTTTTATGAAATTTAGACCAAAGATTCGAGTTTTGCAGAAATACACTGACTCCATCTTGACTTGTCTCAACCTCTTCAGAATCTGTATCCGGGGTATCTTCCTGGTAGTCTTCAAACTCCTCCGTGATGTCACCCATCGAATGCCAGTAGTTATTACTCCCCCTACCGCTGATTGGTGACATGAATTCTGCCGTCCCATACCCGCCATGTATGAACGTCTGTCGTCTGGTCGTGTGACCAAGTGGAAACGTTTCCCCAAAGTTGACAGCGTTCGTCACACCTACGTGATTTATGTTAAGGTTTGAGGTTTCCACTCGGTTGGTTTTATCATGTTCGTAATGACCATCAACCAAGTCCTCGTCAGTACACGTACGTTTTGATGCTGGTTCGGTGGTATCTAACGAAGATGAGCATAGCAATCCACTGCTTTTTCGTTTAACCGACAAGCGGCGGTGACTGGATGCAGGATGCCCCGGGTCCTCTTCTGTGAACTTGTCCGATCTATCAGTTGAGACCGTTGAAAGCTCCTGTTTGATCATAAATCCACTGGGCTGAAAGCATACATTTGAAAGTAAACATCTTGTTTTGTCTGGGTCTGCTCTCTGTAATAAGTAATCAATACTGAATTGTTTGTTACTGCCAGGGAATGCCATTCTTGCCACATTTCTTTCAACTAACTTTGTTCCCGAAACTCCTAATAATGTTCaccaaaacaattaaaattaaaataagtagAAAGAACTAAATATCCATCTATACAGAAAAAACAACAGCGTATATAAGTAAACTATATTATCCACACGAAGCTATAGAGACAGGTATCTTCTATAGTTGTAAAAAGTCATATGTTTGACAAGGAACACAATTTCCACCTTAAGTTGTACAACGTAGTACAACTTAGTAATGACGGATGTTTATGTTGTGTGAAGACATACCGCGTTAATTTTCCTCACATGTCTTCTGCATGAGAAACACGAACTAGGACTAACTTTAAGGCTTCAATTCTGCCCAGTATGTCATAGTCATCTATAAAGTCAATCACAGTACACGAACGCATGACGTAATGCTGCCTGCGCTAAACACGATAGCGGATATCACCTCGCTGCACTCTCGTCCACACTCACGTCCACGCACGTCCATCCGACCCTAATGCCCCTCATCCCCtccaaccccaccccttcctaaaatgaaatgaatttcttCAGAGATTTTTCGGTCACCATGAATCGCATATAGAATCAATGATATTTATAGCTTTACATGCAGCAACTGCCTACATTTATCGTTTATTCTAAGGCAGAGTAACGCTGATTATGTCGGGGGTCATTGTGGGCCCACATGAGCGATGCAAGATATAAACGCAGGGTACACGCAGGGTTTATGCTGAAGGACATCAAATAGTGGCTCGTATGCTGAATCAAGACAGTACATGGCTTTATGAGAGATATATTTACTTGCAGAACATCTCTTGATGTGGTAGAATAACTTAATGTCCCTCCCAGCGATACTCTATGATGTTTATAGTTaaaggacccccccccccacacacacacacaaccccACCTTGACCCACCGTCAAGCGGATATAAAATCTTCCCACACAAGGAAAAAGTGTAATTTCGCATTTCACGAACCTTCCTACATTTCCCCCAACATCAACTTCTATCCTCCAGCTCCCCATCCCCTTACTGAATGTAAATCAAAAGAAGGTGATGGCTGATCTAtcttttaactgtttttaattgttttcactAAGATATCCCATTTCGTTGCATCATAATGTATCTTCGGCCATATCGAAGAATTGTTTTTGAACTAGAGGCATGAAAATAAAGCCGGGAACCTTTAGTTTCATTACAGGGTAAAAGATTTAGGTTTATCAGTGTAAATTTCATAAAGgagaggtggggaggggaagggtggtCGTTTTACAATGATGGTTTTGTTATTGCTCGCCCAGAGGGAAGGAACAGATGTAGCCGGTGGTGTAATTCGAGGTCTACCTTTCCACTATTGAATAGGTACGCTATGAGATTGTTTTTAATGCTAGAACTTTTCTTTGCCTCTGACGCAATCGTTATTATAACATGTCGGTTTATCAGTGACGTCTTAATTACAAACCTTTAAAATGTCAAAGACAACCCAACAATTACAAGTGTTACCCATTTTACTTGATGTACAAATTGGGCATCACTCATCCCCTACCTTCAATCCCcatccccctacccccaccccggCCACCCCCGATTCAACGACCCTCTCTTTTCTTTGTGATGATTGCTCTCAGCGATACGTTTATCATTTACTGAAGAAAGTCGTAGGTTATTGTATTGATTTGTGATTGCCAgagaataatttaattttttctgTAAATCATTCAAATGAAATGTCTCGATGCTCAGTGTCTCACGTGCGTACCTTAAACACATACTATCCAATTCACCTCCTCTTTCTCGTCGTTCTTATCTTAAGTTTTACATTTATTGGACCTTCTCTTACATTATCCTGATCAGATAAGAATAACACATTCCTTTGTTAGAAAGAACAAAGGCTTGATAAGCAACGCAATATAGATCTGCTTCTGTAATGATTTGCATTGATGGATGACCCTCATGAATTAGTCATTTTCCAAATTGAGGGTGCATGGCTGTATTACTCCTAGTGTTAAGTTTTCACCCCGAAGTGACTAAATCATTTCCCTAATTAGACACTGCACACGCGCCCGGCTTTAATAACCGGCAATTTTCTCACCATTTTCTCACCATTAATTAACAATGTTTACTCCCATATTATATGAGAGATGTCAAAACATTTCGCTGGGAAATGTACTCTAACAAATAAAAGACGTGAAAGTCAGCCTTTCAATTCATTTggatttccatttttttttatatttcgtTAGCAATTAGAAGAACGTCATATTGTTGTGTTCGTGCACTAACTGGGATTCAATTCATTACAGTTGGAGAAGAGTGATacgaaaagagagagagaaaggtaGCGAaaaaaagcaataaaaaaaatccagatTTAGTTGCTATAATATTTTAAGATTACCTCGTGTTGCAattgatttgtttatatttatagcAACGAAAATATATAGTTTAGCTTACTTTAGCCCTTTCATAAATCAGATCTAGATTATTTTCAGTTTAATgaagaactatatatatatggatatcaTTTACTTATGTATAAACTTTCAATTGCGGGAATATTTTGCTACTATTTTAGCATATCTGTAGAGTAAATGCCACTATACGACGTAGTCCATCTACCATGTGTCGGCTTCGCACCGGTCGTCCCAATAGCTCTAGATCTCGCCCATGTTTCGCAAGCTCTTGAGCATGTATCGTtgacagtggcggagatttcttgtcagaagtgggggggggggggggggttgcaggccattgatgaaataaaaagtcataactgctggctcactatctaagtggagcgccaccatatataggttggcgcgaagtgcacaagaattttttggcaaatattgcctcccagattgcagtcaatggcactgcccagaccttgaaaagctgcatttaacaaggggcgtatgcaggattttctaacccggggggggggggcgcgaattactatctaagctgagcgccaccattggttggcgcgcagcgtacaagcaaatttctggttttggtaccccccagatcaccggaaatagcacttctctggcttgaaactgaccaaccatatgtacacttttgcctgagaaccaagtatttccaaatactttttttctcatctataacctttttgaagattgtcaccagtcacacatcatgttcgacttcatcacatatcctgtggatcattgcttatgtaggtgattcttcatcgcggctcACAATACCcatcagccccactgttcagaatttgaaaattcacaattctcgtgaataaattcacttcaaaacatacccataatgttgcacaaaatatcatctatggacaaccgatatagaaaaatctccttcaaaccctaacagacgggtcaaaattgcacgagtatgatgaagtatgatgaagaaggttggtcagggaattttcgaaaattcagacagctactaaaaaatttcgttgaaggaaataaaaatataccagatatttccgaaaccgaacactacacacatcgacagttttcagcatgggcgcagatcagtcttggataatggtgggacgagtgtctgttctctgacactatctaagcggagcgcgaccatgggttcgcccGTAGcgtacaattttgttttggcaaatatacctcccagatcgccggaaataacttcccagacctaacgatgctcctaaacctccttaagttttagatctcatggcttagaaacttagtttggagaaatacatgggcgtctgcagaaagaaaatcaggggacaaatattccaagtagacttttgcaTATActatgggtctggggtcctctcccagaaaacaaatatagactgccgcaaatgcgatttccgtcctatatttaacaactgtggataaaatacaataaaatgagaactgctgcatgtcatttgc
Above is a genomic segment from Apostichopus japonicus isolate 1M-3 chromosome 5, ASM3797524v1, whole genome shotgun sequence containing:
- the LOC139968189 gene encoding uncharacterized protein; its protein translation is MAFPGSNKQFSIDYLLQRADPDKTRCLLSNVCFQPSGFMIKQELSTVSTDRSDKFTEEDPGHPASSHRRLSVKRKSSGLLCSSSLDTTEPASKRTCTDEDLVDGHYEHDKTNRVETSNLNINHVGVTNAVNFGETFPLGHTTRRQTFIHGGYGTAEFMSPISGRGSNNYWHSMGDITEEFEDYQEDTPDTDSEEVETSQDGVSVFLQNSNLWSKFHKRGTEMIINRTGRRMFPRISFRLTGLNPAASYSIVLMFQRSDGCRYKFINGKWHSTQTTELHEMSQVYTHPESPKTGEFWMKTIVNFSKLKITNNVDADDEQVFLQSMYKYIPCITIIENSEDVQADDSQASSTTSEIELPSSKRRSYEFSFPLTTFVAVTAYQNEKITYLKIKNNPFAKAFREPDKSGSYRSLSGNFGLFRQPPTETYPLCSSLQNVRSFVNIPPASSSVYRFHQMFNSARSLTHLTETNDVFNCGRLHHNSSMDSNRYRSLSSSRSLHHLGPSTSSVSIFSEDDSAYGSMNSVATKHIL